The following nucleotide sequence is from Myxococcota bacterium.
CCCGGGCGGTGGCCATCAGCGTGCCTTCGACGCGCTGCCAGGGCGGCGCGTCCAACTCGTGCTTCGAACTCGACATGGGTGGGGGCGTCTCGCCGGTTGGCGTCGGATCAGCCGCGGCGGAGCAGGGTGCCCGTGCCGAGGCCGCCACCGCAGCACATCGTGACGATGGCGTGCTCCTTGTTGGCGCGCTCGAGCTCGTGCACCGCCTTGGTCATCAGGACCGCGCCGGTACCGCCCAGCGGGTGCCCCAGGGCGATCGCGCCGCCGTTCGGGTTCACCGTCGCCATGTCGGGCTTCAGCTCCTTCTCCCAGGCGAGCACCACCGAGGCGAACGCCTCGTTGATCTCGACGACGTCGATGTCGCTCATCTGCATGCCCTGGTCGCTGAGCAGCTTCTGGGTGGCGTAGATCGGGCCGGTGAGCATCAGCACCGGGTCCGAGCCGACCAGGCAGGTGTCGACGATCGTCGCCTTCGGCGTGACGCCCAGGGCCTCGGCCTTCTCACGGGTCATCAGCAGCACCGCCGCGGCGCCGTCCGAGATCTGGGAGGAAGTACCCGCCGTGTGCACGCCCTCGGGCAGGTTCGTCTTCAGGCCGCCCAGGGCTTCGAGGGTGGTCTCGCGCAGACCCTCGTCCCGCTCGACCCGGTGGGTGGTGCCGAGGGGCTTGCCGTCGTCGCCGAGGTCCGGCGCGTCGATCGGCAGGATCTGCGAAGCGAACCGGTTGTCGTCCCACGCCTCCGCGGCGCGGTCCTGGGACAGCTTGCCGAAGGCGTCGATGTCCTGGCGCGTCAGGCCCCACTGCTTGGCGATGCGCTCGGCACCCTCGAACTGGGACGTGAACTCGTAGTTCGCCCAGTAGGCCTTGGTGACCGGCTTGCCGACGCTCGGCTCCTTGGGGATCGTGGCACCCATCGGCACGCGACTCATGATCTCGACACCGCAGCCCACCGCGCAATCGACGACGCCGCCCGCCACCAGGGCGTAGGCGAGGTTGGTGGCCTGTTGCGAGGAACCGCACTGGGCATCGACCGTGGTCGCAGCGGCCTCGAGGGGGAGGTTCGCGGTGAGCCACGCGTTGCGCGTGACGTTCATCGTCTGCATCCCGACCTGGCCGACGCAGCCGCCGACCACCTGGCCGACTTCCTTGGGGTCGACGCCGCTGCGGTCGAACAGGGCCTTCTGCACCTGGGCGAGGACTTCGGTCGAGTGGGTGGTGGACAAACCGCCCCGGCGCTTGCCGAGGGGAGAGCGGACGGCTTCGACGATCACGACTTCGGTCATGGGGACACTCCTTGGTGGATGGACGTCAACGGGCCGAGATTCTAGGTCGTCATATTGTATGAGGCCATACATTATGGCTCCGGCGAGGAGATCCCGGCCGGGCCGGCTTCGGGGGCGGGGCCCGACGCACGCGAATCGGCACCGCGCTCCGTTCGACCGCCGAACGGGGGGCCCGCCCAGGAGCACGACCAGGGGGAATGGCGGCTGGTGGGAGCCGCGGCCCGATCGCGCGAGCCCCGTGGGGGAACGAAGCGCGGTGCCGAAGAGCGCGGGAGCGGCCGGAGATCCGAGCTGCCGAGCTCTTGATGGTTGTGTGCCGGCAAGGGCCGGGCGCGTCACAGGAAATCGCCCGCGTCCGGGTGACCGAAAGCTCGGCGGGCTCATTTTCCCGTGAGTAGACTGGGTGCCCCCTCGGCCCCGGCGCGCCGCGTTCGCCGGGAATCGATGGGCACGCAAAGCAGGGAAGGATTGGAATGCGTTGGCGCAAGGGCGAGCGGAGCCGGAACCTCGAGGACCGAAGGGCCCAGACCGGGCGCGGGCGGGGTCGGTCTCCGTTCGGCCGCGGTGGTTCGCCGGTCCGGCTGCCGCTTCCGACCGGGCGCGGCGGCAAGATGAGCATCTGGTCCCTCTTGCTGATGCTCGGCGTGATGTGGTTCCTCGGAATCAACCCGCTGAGCCTGCTCACCGGTGGCGGGCTCGGGGGTGGCCTCGGCGGCGGAACGCAGGTGGGCGTCGATCCCTTCGGCGGCGGGGCAGACGTCGCGGCGGGTGCGCCGTTCCGCGCCTCACCGCAAGAGGAAGAGCTCGTCGACTTCGTCTCGTTCACGCTCGACGATCTGCAGTCGACCTGGGTGCGATTGCTGCCCGGCTACCGCGATGCGCGCCTCGTGCTCTTCCGGGGAGCGACGCGCTCCGCCTGCGGTACGGGGCAGCGCGAGATGGGGCCCTTCTATTGTCCCGGGGACCAGAAGGTGTACATCGACTTGTCCTTCTATCAGGACCTGCGCACCCGCTTCGGGGCCCCCGGCGACTTCGCCCAGGCCTACGTCCTGGCCCACGAGATCGGCCACCACATCCAGAAGCTCACCGGGATCGAGGAGCGCGTGCGCAGTCAGCAGCGCGCGAGCCGGAGCGAGGCGAACCGGTTGTCGGTGGCGATGGAGCTGCAGGCGGATTGCCTGGCCGGTGTCTGGGGCCACGACGCAGCGAAGCGCGGGATTCTCGAGCCGGGTGACGTGGAAGAGGGGCTCCGCGCCGCGGCGGCGATCGGGGACGATCGCATCCAGGAGATGTCGGGGGGCGGCGTCCATCCCGAGTCCTTCACCCACGGCAGCTCGGCCCAGCGCACCGAGTGGCTGCGCCGCGGGCTGGAGCGCGGGGATCCGAACGCCTGCGACACCTTCGGCCGGCGCTAGCCCGCAGCTCGTGTCGGTTCTCGGTGTGAGCCCCTAACGCACTGATCTGTAAGCGGATCAGTCGCGATCGTTCGGCGCCGGGAAAGCGCTCCCGCGCGGTGACGTCCGCGCCTCGGCTTGCATTGGGGAGGTGAGGTGTGGAGTGTGCGCGCGGGGCGGCGCTCGTCGCCCCGGTGAACACCGGCGCGTGCCGGCGCGCACCCGGTTTCCGAACCCCAATCACAAGGTGGACCCATGCGTTTCGAAAACCCCCGGCAGGCGTGCCGGGGCTCTCGCGGTGTCGGGATCGTCCTGGCGCTGTCCCTGTCCTGGTTCGTGGTGTCGGCGGCTCACGCCGAGGACATCGTCGTCGTGAAGGGCGACTCCCTGCGCGGCACCGTCGTCGATCTCACCCCGGCGGGTGCCGTCTTCGAGCCGATCCACGGCGCGGGCTCCATCGTGATTCCCTGGGCCGACATCGAGTCGATCCAGTCGTCGACCGAGTTCGGGATCCTCTACGGAGACGACGGCGAAGCGCAGGGCCAGCTGCTCGACGTGTTGGACGACGGCAATTCGCTCCTGATCGGAACCGAAGGAGGCGCCGCCCAGCGGATCGAACCGGGCACCCTGTTCCGGACCTTCCGGGAC
It contains:
- a CDS encoding steroid 3-ketoacyl-CoA thiolase is translated as MTEVVIVEAVRSPLGKRRGGLSTTHSTEVLAQVQKALFDRSGVDPKEVGQVVGGCVGQVGMQTMNVTRNAWLTANLPLEAAATTVDAQCGSSQQATNLAYALVAGGVVDCAVGCGVEIMSRVPMGATIPKEPSVGKPVTKAYWANYEFTSQFEGAERIAKQWGLTRQDIDAFGKLSQDRAAEAWDDNRFASQILPIDAPDLGDDGKPLGTTHRVERDEGLRETTLEALGGLKTNLPEGVHTAGTSSQISDGAAAVLLMTREKAEALGVTPKATIVDTCLVGSDPVLMLTGPIYATQKLLSDQGMQMSDIDVVEINEAFASVVLAWEKELKPDMATVNPNGGAIALGHPLGGTGAVLMTKAVHELERANKEHAIVTMCCGGGLGTGTLLRRG
- a CDS encoding neutral zinc metallopeptidase: MRWRKGERSRNLEDRRAQTGRGRGRSPFGRGGSPVRLPLPTGRGGKMSIWSLLLMLGVMWFLGINPLSLLTGGGLGGGLGGGTQVGVDPFGGGADVAAGAPFRASPQEEELVDFVSFTLDDLQSTWVRLLPGYRDARLVLFRGATRSACGTGQREMGPFYCPGDQKVYIDLSFYQDLRTRFGAPGDFAQAYVLAHEIGHHIQKLTGIEERVRSQQRASRSEANRLSVAMELQADCLAGVWGHDAAKRGILEPGDVEEGLRAAAAIGDDRIQEMSGGGVHPESFTHGSSAQRTEWLRRGLERGDPNACDTFGRR